One Mesorhizobium sp. J428 DNA segment encodes these proteins:
- the ptsP gene encoding phosphoenolpyruvate--protein phosphotransferase has product MPDHVPGPRALLRRLRELMAEALDPQTRLDRIVREIAKNMVAEVCSLYVLRADSVLELYATEGLNPGSVHLAQLRLGQGLVGTIAASARALNLSDAQNHPAFAYLPETGEEIYNSFLGVPVLRAGRTLGVLVVQNKTKRIYRDDEVEALETIAMVIAEMIAAGDLARLIRPGMELDLTRPASFRGLAFNDGVGLGHVVLHEPRIVVTNLFNEDIEEELKRLDAALGSLRLSIDDMMSRREVAFEGEHRAVLEAYRMFAHDRGWVRRLEEAIHNGLSSEAAVEKVQSDMRARMTHMTDPYLRERMSDFDDLANRLLRQLMGRGPEMVAATLPKDAIVVARQMGAAELLDYPREKLRGLVLEEGSITSHVVIVARAMGIPVAGQLKGVVSMSENGDAIIVDGEDGTVQLRPQPDVEAAYAEKVRFRARRQELYRELRDRPSVSKDGVHVDLMMNAGLAVDLPQLAESGAAGIGLFRTELQFMVAATFPRAEAQERLYRDVLDSAKGKPVTFRTIDIGGDKVLPYFRGAAQEENPALGWRAIRLTLDRPGLLRTQVRALLRAAGGGELRVMLPMVTELGEITQAREIIDREVRHLSRHAYLLPTTLKVGAMVEVPALLWQLDELMEAVDFVSVGSNDLFQFVMATDRGNAQLSDRFDPLSVPFLRVLKQIADAGARANTPVTLCGELAGRPISAMTLIGLGYRSISMSPAAIGPVKAMLCELQVGRLEELLSAALASGGAFRNLRRDLQAFAAENGVPL; this is encoded by the coding sequence ATGCCCGATCACGTGCCCGGTCCGCGCGCGCTTCTGAGACGGCTCCGCGAGCTGATGGCGGAGGCGCTCGATCCGCAAACGCGCCTCGACCGCATCGTGCGCGAGATCGCGAAGAACATGGTGGCGGAGGTCTGCTCGCTCTACGTGCTGCGGGCCGATTCGGTGCTCGAGCTCTATGCGACGGAAGGCCTGAACCCCGGCTCGGTGCACCTGGCGCAGCTGCGCCTCGGGCAGGGTCTTGTTGGCACGATCGCCGCCAGCGCCAGGGCGCTGAACCTCTCCGACGCACAGAACCACCCGGCCTTCGCCTACCTGCCGGAGACGGGCGAGGAGATCTACAACTCCTTCCTCGGCGTGCCTGTGCTGCGCGCCGGCCGCACGCTGGGCGTGCTGGTCGTTCAGAACAAGACCAAGCGCATCTATCGGGACGACGAGGTCGAGGCGCTCGAGACGATCGCGATGGTGATCGCCGAGATGATCGCGGCGGGCGATCTCGCGCGGCTGATCAGGCCCGGCATGGAGCTGGACCTGACGCGACCGGCGAGCTTCAGGGGCCTGGCCTTCAACGACGGCGTCGGGCTCGGCCATGTCGTGCTGCACGAGCCGCGCATCGTCGTCACCAACCTGTTCAACGAGGACATCGAGGAGGAGCTGAAGCGTCTCGACGCGGCGCTCGGCTCGCTCAGGCTGTCGATCGACGACATGATGTCCCGCCGCGAGGTGGCCTTCGAGGGCGAGCACCGCGCGGTGCTCGAGGCCTATCGCATGTTTGCCCATGACCGCGGCTGGGTGCGCCGTCTGGAGGAGGCGATCCACAACGGCCTGTCGTCCGAGGCGGCGGTGGAGAAGGTGCAGAGCGACATGCGGGCGCGCATGACGCACATGACCGACCCCTATCTGCGCGAGCGGATGAGCGATTTCGACGACCTCGCCAACCGGCTGCTGCGGCAGCTGATGGGGCGGGGGCCTGAGATGGTCGCTGCGACCCTGCCGAAGGACGCCATCGTCGTCGCGCGGCAGATGGGCGCGGCGGAACTGCTCGACTATCCGCGCGAGAAGCTGCGCGGCCTGGTGCTGGAGGAGGGCTCGATCACCAGCCATGTGGTGATCGTCGCGCGCGCGATGGGTATCCCGGTCGCGGGGCAGCTCAAGGGCGTGGTGTCGATGTCCGAGAACGGCGATGCCATCATCGTCGACGGCGAGGACGGCACCGTGCAGTTGCGGCCGCAGCCCGACGTCGAGGCGGCCTATGCCGAGAAGGTGCGCTTCCGCGCTCGCCGGCAGGAGCTCTACCGCGAGCTGCGCGACAGGCCGTCGGTCTCGAAGGACGGCGTGCATGTCGACCTGATGATGAATGCGGGGCTCGCGGTCGACCTGCCGCAGCTCGCCGAATCGGGCGCGGCGGGCATCGGTCTGTTCCGAACCGAGCTGCAGTTTATGGTCGCGGCGACCTTCCCCCGCGCGGAGGCGCAGGAAAGGCTTTATCGCGACGTGCTCGATTCGGCGAAGGGCAAGCCCGTCACCTTCCGCACCATCGACATCGGCGGCGACAAGGTGCTGCCCTATTTCCGCGGCGCCGCGCAGGAGGAGAACCCGGCGCTCGGCTGGCGCGCGATCCGCCTGACGCTCGACCGGCCGGGCCTGCTGCGCACCCAGGTGCGCGCGCTGCTGCGCGCGGCCGGCGGGGGAGAACTGCGCGTCATGCTGCCGATGGTGACGGAACTGGGCGAGATCACGCAGGCGCGCGAGATCATCGACCGGGAGGTGCGGCACCTGTCGCGCCACGCCTATCTGCTGCCCACGACGCTGAAGGTCGGGGCGATGGTCGAGGTGCCGGCGCTGCTGTGGCAGCTCGACGAGCTGATGGAGGCGGTGGATTTCGTCTCGGTCGGCTCGAACGACCTGTTCCAGTTCGTGATGGCGACCGATCGCGGCAATGCGCAGCTGTCGGATCGTTTCGATCCGCTGTCGGTGCCGTTCCTGCGTGTCCTCAAGCAGATCGCCGATGCCGGCGCCCGCGCCAACACGCCGGTGACGCTGTGCGGCGAACTTGCCGGGCGGCCGATCTCCGCCATGACGCTGATCGGGCTCGGCTACCGGTCGATCTCGATGTCGCCGGCCGCGATCGGCCCCGTCAAGGCGATGCTGTGCGAGCTTCAGGTCGGCCGGCTCGAGGAGCTCCTGTCCGCCGCGCTCGCCTCCGGAGGCGCCTTCCGCAATCTTCGTCGCGACCTGCAGGCCTTCGCCGCGGAAAACGGCGTCCCGCTCTGA
- a CDS encoding aspartate kinase, with protein MARIVMKFGGTSVADLDRIHNVARHVKREVDAGHEVAVVVSAMSGKTNELVAWVQNMPKVAGSNAPFYDAREYDAVVASGEQVTAGLLAIALQSIGVDARSWQGWQIPITTDSSHGAARIADIDGSKLIQRFGQGQVAVVAGFQGIAPDGRIATLGRGGSDTSAVAIAAAVKADRCDIYTDVDGVYTTDPRIEPKARRLAKISFEEMLEMASLGAKVLQVRSVELAMVHKVRTFVRSSFEDPDAPGMGDLLNPPGTLICDEDEIVEQQVVTGIAYAKDEAQISLRRVADRPGVAGGIFGPLAEGGINVDMIVQNISEDGSRTDMTFTVPQGDVAKALAILDKVRETVGFDVVQHDDGMSKVSVIGIGMRSHAGVAATAFKALAEKGINIRAITTSEIKISILIDGPYTELAVRTLHSVYGLDKQ; from the coding sequence ATGGCGCGCATCGTGATGAAGTTCGGCGGAACCTCCGTCGCCGACCTCGACCGCATCCACAATGTGGCGCGGCACGTCAAACGCGAGGTCGACGCCGGCCACGAGGTCGCCGTCGTCGTCTCCGCCATGTCGGGCAAGACCAACGAGCTCGTGGCCTGGGTGCAGAACATGCCCAAGGTCGCAGGCTCCAACGCCCCCTTCTACGACGCGCGCGAATACGACGCTGTCGTGGCGTCGGGCGAGCAGGTGACTGCGGGGCTTCTCGCCATCGCATTGCAGTCGATCGGCGTCGATGCGCGCTCCTGGCAGGGCTGGCAGATCCCGATCACCACCGACAGCTCGCACGGCGCGGCGCGCATCGCCGATATCGACGGCTCGAAGCTGATCCAGCGATTCGGCCAGGGCCAGGTCGCCGTGGTCGCCGGCTTCCAGGGCATAGCGCCGGACGGGCGCATCGCCACGCTCGGGCGCGGCGGCTCGGACACCAGCGCGGTGGCCATCGCCGCTGCCGTGAAGGCGGACCGCTGCGACATCTACACCGACGTCGACGGGGTCTACACGACCGACCCGCGCATCGAGCCCAAGGCGCGCCGGCTTGCCAAGATCTCCTTCGAGGAGATGCTGGAGATGGCCTCGCTCGGCGCAAAGGTGCTGCAGGTGCGTTCGGTCGAGCTCGCCATGGTGCACAAGGTGCGCACCTTCGTGCGCTCCTCCTTCGAAGATCCGGATGCTCCGGGCATGGGCGATCTTCTCAACCCGCCCGGAACCCTCATTTGCGACGAGGATGAAATCGTGGAACAGCAGGTCGTCACCGGTATCGCCTACGCCAAGGATGAGGCGCAGATTTCGCTCCGCCGCGTCGCGGACCGTCCCGGCGTCGCCGGCGGCATCTTCGGGCCGCTCGCGGAGGGCGGCATCAATGTCGACATGATCGTCCAGAACATCTCCGAGGACGGCTCGCGCACCGACATGACCTTCACCGTGCCGCAGGGCGACGTCGCCAAGGCGCTGGCGATCCTCGACAAGGTGCGCGAGACGGTCGGTTTCGACGTCGTCCAGCACGACGACGGCATGTCGAAGGTGTCGGTAATCGGCATCGGGATGAGGAGCCATGCGGGCGTCGCCGCGACCGCCTTCAAGGCGCTGGCCGAGAAGGGGATCAACATCCGTGCGATCACCACGTCGGAGATCAAGATCTCCATCCTGATCGACGGGCCCTATACCGAACTCGCCGTTCGGACTTTGCATTCCGTCTACGGTCTGGATAAGCAGTAG
- a CDS encoding gamma-glutamylcyclotransferase, producing the protein MRLSRDHVAKVTRQMPDPGIHLLPGFVPATDADYDRVVAEIIAGAPNDGFWVFAYGSLIWNPDFDFTEQRKAVARGWRRRFCLGWDYRWRGNREQPGLMLALDRGGQCNGVIFRLPDAAIEANMHRLIRREMSMVPSAFPPRWIQVETPEGPLKALTFAMNRNSGRYIGTLDDEATADVLATACGFRGSMAEYLHATVSHLDMLGIRDRHLWRLQEMVAERLEREMPVSS; encoded by the coding sequence ATGCGGCTGAGCCGGGACCATGTCGCGAAAGTGACTCGCCAAATGCCCGATCCCGGCATCCACCTCCTGCCCGGCTTCGTGCCTGCGACCGACGCCGACTACGACCGCGTCGTCGCGGAGATTATCGCCGGCGCACCAAATGACGGCTTCTGGGTCTTCGCCTACGGCTCGCTGATCTGGAACCCCGACTTCGACTTCACCGAGCAGCGCAAGGCGGTGGCGCGCGGCTGGCGGCGGCGCTTCTGCCTCGGCTGGGATTATCGCTGGCGCGGCAATCGCGAGCAGCCGGGGCTGATGCTGGCGCTCGACCGCGGCGGCCAGTGCAACGGCGTCATCTTCCGCCTGCCCGACGCCGCGATCGAGGCGAACATGCATCGCCTGATCCGCCGTGAGATGAGCATGGTGCCGAGCGCCTTCCCGCCGCGCTGGATACAGGTCGAGACGCCGGAGGGGCCGCTAAAGGCGCTCACCTTCGCGATGAACCGCAACAGCGGCCGCTATATCGGCACGCTGGACGACGAGGCCACCGCCGACGTGCTCGCGACCGCTTGCGGCTTCCGCGGCTCGATGGCGGAATATCTCCATGCCACGGTGAGCCACCTGGACATGCTGGGAATCCGCGACCGCCATCTCTGGCGGCTGCAGGAGATGGTCGCCGAACGGCTGGAACGTGAGATGCCCGTCAGTTCTTGA
- a CDS encoding ABC transporter permease produces the protein MNLRAVQAIYKFEMARTFRTILQSIVSPVISTALYFVVFGAAIGSRIPEIGGVSYGAFIVPGLIMMSILTLSISNASFGIYFPKFTGTIYELLSAPVSHLEIVAAYVGAAATKSVIIGLVILATAAFFVPLRIEHPLVMLLFLVLTSFSFSLFGFIIGIWADGFEKLQLIPLLIVMPLAFLGGTFYSIEMLPPFWEAVSLFNPVVYLVSGFRWSFVGAADVNVWTSLAMTVLFLVGCLAVTGWMFRTGYRLKN, from the coding sequence ATGAACCTTCGTGCTGTCCAGGCGATCTACAAATTTGAGATGGCGCGCACCTTCCGCACCATACTCCAGTCCATCGTTTCCCCGGTGATCTCGACCGCGCTCTATTTCGTGGTGTTCGGCGCGGCGATCGGCTCCCGCATCCCGGAGATCGGCGGCGTCAGCTACGGCGCGTTCATCGTGCCGGGACTGATCATGATGTCGATCCTGACACTGTCGATCTCGAATGCGTCCTTCGGCATCTATTTCCCGAAGTTCACCGGCACCATCTATGAACTGCTGTCGGCGCCCGTTTCCCATCTCGAGATCGTCGCCGCCTATGTCGGCGCGGCCGCCACCAAGTCGGTGATCATCGGCCTCGTGATCCTTGCAACGGCCGCCTTCTTCGTGCCGCTCAGGATAGAGCACCCGCTCGTCATGCTGCTGTTCCTGGTGCTGACCTCGTTCTCGTTCAGCCTGTTCGGCTTCATCATCGGCATCTGGGCCGACGGGTTCGAGAAGCTGCAGCTGATCCCGCTGCTCATCGTCATGCCGCTCGCCTTCCTCGGCGGAACCTTTTACTCGATCGAGATGCTACCGCCGTTCTGGGAGGCCGTGTCGCTGTTCAACCCGGTGGTCTATCTGGTCAGCGGCTTCCGCTGGAGCTTCGTCGGGGCGGCGGACGTGAACGTCTGGACGAGCCTCGCGATGACCGTGCTCTTCCTTGTCGGGTGCCTCGCCGTTACCGGCTGGATGTTCCGGACGGGCTACAGGCTCAAGAACTGA
- a CDS encoding ABC transporter ATP-binding protein codes for MQPIISISNLSKTYANGFEALKSVSLDVRRGEIFALLGPNGAGKTTLINIVCGLVNPGTGSVTVGGHDIVGDYRKTRSMIGLVPQELSIDAFESVFATVSFSRGLFGKPADPAHIEKVLRSLSLWDKRKEKVMTLSGGMKRRVLIAKALAHEPEVLFLDEPTAGVDVELRRDMWAMVRGLRDTGVTIILTTHYIEEAQEMADRVGIISKGEIILVEDKDVLMRTLGKKQLRIELREPLTELPPSLSSQGLHLADGGDAIVSTYDATADRTGINALFLDLAREGIAIRDLETRQSTLEEIFVGLLEART; via the coding sequence ATGCAGCCGATCATCTCGATCTCCAATCTGTCGAAGACCTATGCCAACGGCTTCGAGGCACTGAAGAGCGTCAGTCTCGACGTGCGCAGAGGCGAGATATTCGCCCTGCTGGGGCCGAACGGAGCCGGCAAGACGACGCTGATCAACATCGTGTGCGGTCTCGTCAATCCCGGCACCGGCAGCGTGACGGTCGGCGGGCACGACATCGTCGGCGACTATCGCAAGACGCGCTCCATGATCGGGCTCGTGCCGCAGGAGCTTTCGATCGACGCCTTCGAATCCGTCTTCGCCACCGTCTCCTTCAGCCGCGGGCTGTTCGGCAAGCCGGCCGATCCGGCCCACATCGAGAAAGTGCTGAGATCGCTGTCGCTCTGGGACAAGCGCAAGGAGAAGGTGATGACGCTGTCCGGCGGCATGAAGCGGCGCGTCCTCATCGCCAAGGCGCTGGCCCACGAGCCGGAGGTCCTCTTCCTCGACGAGCCGACAGCCGGGGTGGACGTCGAACTGCGCCGCGACATGTGGGCGATGGTGCGCGGCCTGCGCGACACCGGCGTCACCATCATCCTGACCACGCATTACATCGAGGAGGCGCAGGAGATGGCCGACCGCGTCGGCATCATCTCCAAGGGCGAGATCATCCTGGTCGAGGACAAGGACGTGCTGATGCGCACGCTCGGCAAGAAGCAGCTGCGCATCGAGCTGCGCGAGCCGCTGACGGAACTGCCGCCGTCTCTCTCCTCGCAGGGGCTGCACCTTGCAGATGGCGGCGACGCGATCGTCTCGACCTACGACGCCACCGCAGACCGGACAGGCATCAACGCATTGTTCCTCGACCTTGCCCGGGAAGGCATCGCGATCCGCGACCTGGAGACCCGGCAAAGCACGCTGGAAGAGATATTCGTCGGCCTTCTGGAGGCCCGCACATGA
- a CDS encoding type II toxin-antitoxin system VapC family toxin, protein MIFLDTNVVSEDLRPEPSPAVLGWLTRHDVELVLSTVVIAEISFGISKISPEQRARRLSLGLAEWRRRFTGRIFPFTEEAALVYGEMMGDAARRGRGMQSMDGMIAAIARIHGGRLATRNIAHFEHCGLDLINPWTE, encoded by the coding sequence TTGATCTTCCTCGACACGAACGTCGTTTCCGAGGACCTCCGACCGGAGCCAAGTCCGGCAGTGCTGGGTTGGCTTACGCGACATGATGTGGAACTCGTGCTTTCGACCGTCGTGATTGCCGAGATTTCCTTCGGCATCTCGAAAATCAGTCCGGAACAGCGCGCACGGCGCCTTTCACTCGGTCTTGCTGAGTGGCGACGTCGCTTCACGGGTCGGATCTTCCCGTTCACCGAGGAAGCAGCGCTCGTCTACGGCGAAATGATGGGCGACGCGGCTCGTCGTGGCCGCGGGATGCAATCGATGGACGGCATGATCGCCGCGATTGCCCGCATCCACGGCGGACGGCTCGCGACCCGCAATATTGCCCATTTCGAGCATTGCGGCCTCGACCTGATCAATCCGTGGACCGAGTAG
- a CDS encoding DUF1178 family protein, which yields MIRFSLHCDQAHEFEGWFRDNADYDTQSKRGFVECPVCGSHKVSKSLMAPAVSTGRKKEKMALAANAEQKKLMAALKEMSRQVRENAENVGDKFAEEARKIHFGETEARGIYGEATPEEARGLIEDGVEFMPLPVFPDDRN from the coding sequence GTGATCCGCTTCTCCCTCCACTGCGACCAGGCCCACGAATTCGAGGGCTGGTTCCGCGACAATGCCGACTACGACACGCAGTCGAAGCGCGGCTTCGTCGAATGCCCGGTCTGCGGCTCGCACAAGGTGTCGAAGTCGCTGATGGCGCCGGCCGTCTCGACCGGCCGCAAGAAGGAAAAGATGGCGCTTGCGGCGAACGCCGAGCAGAAGAAGCTGATGGCGGCGCTGAAGGAAATGTCGAGGCAGGTGCGCGAGAACGCCGAGAACGTCGGCGACAAGTTCGCCGAGGAAGCGCGGAAGATCCATTTCGGCGAGACCGAGGCGCGCGGCATCTACGGCGAGGCGACGCCCGAGGAAGCACGTGGCCTGATCGAGGACGGCGTGGAATTCATGCCGCTGCCGGTGTTTCCGGACGACAGGAACTGA
- a CDS encoding carbon-nitrogen hydrolase family protein: MTIFKAAAVQMRSGTSVERNAETFETMVREAAANGAAYIQTPEMTGALMRDRAALRASLRDDAGDLIASAARRLARELGVYIHVGSTAIAAGDRIANRGFLVGPDGADIATYDKIHMFDVDLDNGESWRESATYQPGGRTVVAELPFANLGMAVCYDLRFPQLFRAQALTGAEVLTTPAAFTRQTGEAHWHVLLRARAIENGAWVISAAQGGTHEDGRETYGHSLIVDPWGRVVAEADHAEPGIIYAEIDTAASAEARKKIPNLKNAREFSVEVARPEPALKAAS; encoded by the coding sequence ATGACGATCTTCAAGGCAGCCGCCGTCCAGATGCGGTCGGGTACCTCGGTCGAGAGGAACGCCGAGACCTTCGAGACTATGGTGCGCGAGGCGGCTGCGAATGGCGCGGCCTACATCCAGACGCCGGAGATGACCGGCGCGCTGATGCGCGACCGCGCAGCGCTCAGGGCGTCGCTCAGGGACGATGCGGGCGATCTTATCGCGTCGGCCGCGCGTCGGCTGGCGCGCGAACTCGGCGTCTACATCCATGTCGGTTCGACGGCGATCGCGGCCGGCGACAGGATCGCCAACCGCGGGTTCCTGGTCGGTCCGGATGGCGCGGACATCGCAACCTACGACAAGATCCACATGTTCGACGTCGACCTCGACAATGGCGAGAGCTGGCGCGAATCGGCAACCTACCAGCCTGGCGGGCGCACCGTGGTGGCCGAGCTACCCTTCGCCAATCTCGGCATGGCGGTGTGCTACGACCTGCGTTTTCCGCAGCTCTTCCGCGCCCAGGCGCTGACCGGGGCAGAGGTGCTGACCACGCCGGCCGCCTTCACCCGCCAGACCGGCGAGGCGCACTGGCACGTGCTTTTGCGCGCCCGCGCCATCGAGAACGGCGCATGGGTAATCTCCGCCGCGCAGGGCGGCACGCATGAGGACGGCCGAGAGACCTACGGCCATTCGCTCATCGTCGACCCGTGGGGGCGCGTCGTCGCCGAGGCCGACCACGCCGAGCCCGGCATTATCTATGCCGAGATCGACACGGCCGCCTCCGCCGAGGCGCGCAAGAAGATCCCGAACCTGAAGAATGCGCGCGAATTCTCGGTCGAGGTCGCGCGTCCCGAACCTGCCCTGAAAGCCGCATCGTGA
- the grxC gene encoding glutaredoxin 3: MAQVTIYTRDFCGYCAAAKRLLKEKGVDFQEHDATYSPELRQEMIQRANGRSTFPQIFIGETHVGGCDDLYELDRSGRLDPLLAA; this comes from the coding sequence ATGGCACAGGTTACGATCTACACGCGTGATTTCTGCGGCTACTGCGCCGCGGCGAAACGGCTGCTGAAGGAGAAGGGCGTCGACTTCCAGGAGCACGACGCGACCTACTCGCCGGAGCTGCGCCAGGAGATGATCCAGCGCGCGAACGGCCGCTCGACCTTCCCGCAGATCTTCATCGGCGAGACGCATGTCGGCGGCTGCGACGATCTCTACGAGCTCGACCGCAGCGGCAGGCTCGACCCGCTGCTGGCCGCCTGA
- a CDS encoding ComF family protein codes for MQEIKSLAARAASMSARLLFPPACAGCRRLVSQPGALCGECWRGLRFLEQPWCEVMGTPFSHEMGPGMLSADAIANPPPFDRARAAVAHGGIARRMVHGLKYGDRTDLAPWMARWMVRAGRELLPGADLIVPVPLHRMRFLSRRFNQSAELARAISRLSGVPFSPDVLNRVKPTRQQVGLGLRQREDNVRGAFKVAAEREIEVAGRRILVVDDVYTTGATVSAVAKALRRAKAAHVDVLTFARVLPGDFRPEEDDTI; via the coding sequence ATGCAGGAGATCAAGAGCCTCGCGGCACGGGCCGCGTCGATGTCGGCGCGGCTTCTGTTCCCGCCGGCCTGCGCGGGATGCCGCCGCCTCGTCAGCCAGCCCGGCGCGCTGTGCGGCGAATGCTGGCGGGGCCTGCGCTTTCTCGAGCAGCCCTGGTGCGAGGTGATGGGCACGCCGTTCAGCCATGAGATGGGGCCGGGCATGCTGTCGGCCGACGCGATCGCCAATCCGCCGCCCTTCGACCGCGCGCGGGCAGCCGTCGCCCATGGCGGCATTGCGCGGCGCATGGTGCACGGGCTGAAATATGGAGACCGCACCGACCTCGCGCCCTGGATGGCGCGCTGGATGGTGCGGGCGGGGCGCGAACTGCTGCCCGGCGCGGACCTTATCGTGCCGGTGCCGCTGCATCGCATGCGCTTCCTGTCGCGCCGCTTCAACCAGTCGGCGGAGCTGGCGCGGGCGATCTCGCGACTGTCGGGCGTGCCGTTCTCGCCCGACGTGCTCAACCGCGTGAAGCCGACGCGCCAGCAGGTGGGCCTCGGCCTGCGCCAGCGGGAGGACAATGTGCGCGGCGCCTTCAAGGTGGCGGCGGAGCGCGAGATCGAGGTGGCCGGCCGGCGCATCCTTGTCGTGGACGACGTCTACACCACCGGCGCGACCGTTTCGGCAGTGGCGAAGGCGCTGCGCAGGGCAAAGGCGGCGCATGTCGACGTGCTCACCTTCGCGCGTGTTCTGCCGGGGGACTTCCGGCCCGAAGAAGACGACACTATATAG
- a CDS encoding Flp family type IVb pilin — MLSRFLKDRSGATAVEYGMILVCLSLVIVGGITHFGNRMEVRFLEIAKFLDDTPTQ, encoded by the coding sequence ATGTTGAGCCGTTTTCTGAAAGATCGCAGCGGAGCCACCGCCGTCGAATACGGCATGATCCTCGTCTGCCTGTCGCTGGTGATCGTTGGCGGGATCACACATTTCGGCAACAGGATGGAAGTGCGGTTCCTCGAAATCGCCAAATTCCTCGACGACACGCCGACGCAGTAG
- a CDS encoding (deoxy)nucleoside triphosphate pyrophosphohydrolase — protein sequence MTDTSPAKPAKPLLLVAACALVDADGRVLITERPPGKQLAGMWEFPGGKVEPGETPEETVVRELAEELGIETKVPCLAPLTFASHAYDSFNLLMPLFVCRRFWGTPVGKEGQRLKWVRPRDMRNYEMPPADAPLIPFLIDLL from the coding sequence ATGACCGACACGAGCCCCGCCAAGCCTGCCAAGCCGCTGCTGCTCGTCGCCGCCTGCGCGCTGGTCGACGCCGACGGGCGCGTGCTGATCACCGAACGGCCGCCGGGCAAGCAGCTTGCCGGGATGTGGGAGTTTCCGGGCGGCAAGGTGGAGCCGGGCGAGACGCCCGAGGAGACGGTGGTGCGCGAGCTGGCCGAGGAGCTCGGCATCGAGACCAAGGTGCCGTGCCTGGCGCCGCTGACCTTCGCCAGCCACGCCTATGACAGTTTCAACCTCCTGATGCCGCTGTTCGTTTGCCGCCGCTTCTGGGGCACGCCCGTGGGCAAAGAGGGGCAGCGGCTGAAATGGGTGCGCCCGCGCGACATGCGCAACTACGAGATGCCGCCCGCCGACGCGCCGCTGATCCCGTTCCTGATCGACCTCCTCTAG
- a CDS encoding GNAT family N-acetyltransferase — translation MTGVPQFDADLLPIVRRFEAAGFRAWPASSVHYDGTWVIRLTAGHPAKRLNSINPLDPGDCDNLTERIARASRRFEAYGRPTTFRMSPLGGAFISAYLDQEGWSRFSESVVMSIDLSAVDLDNVLSQIPMKDMARFISAAMTVHDFEPSIRPGLSEIVSSIEPESGLFLLEDDDRPVASAICVHDGDLAGLFEVATFSGVRGKGHGRRVVLSALKWARLRGAKIGWLQVEASNTVALALYTSLGFRRVYDYHYRQPPK, via the coding sequence CTGACCGGCGTGCCGCAGTTCGATGCAGACCTGCTGCCGATCGTCCGCCGCTTCGAGGCGGCCGGATTCCGCGCCTGGCCGGCCTCGTCGGTGCACTATGACGGCACCTGGGTGATCCGGCTAACGGCCGGACATCCGGCCAAGCGGCTGAACTCGATCAATCCGCTTGATCCGGGCGATTGCGACAACCTGACGGAGCGCATCGCGCGCGCCTCGCGCCGCTTCGAGGCCTATGGCCGGCCGACCACCTTCCGCATGTCGCCGCTGGGCGGCGCGTTCATCTCCGCCTATCTCGACCAGGAAGGGTGGAGCCGTTTTTCCGAATCGGTCGTGATGTCGATCGACCTTTCGGCCGTCGATCTCGACAATGTGCTCAGCCAGATTCCGATGAAGGACATGGCGCGCTTCATCAGCGCCGCGATGACGGTGCACGATTTCGAGCCGTCGATACGACCCGGCCTGTCGGAGATCGTCAGCTCGATCGAGCCGGAGAGCGGGCTCTTCCTGCTGGAGGACGACGACCGGCCGGTGGCGAGCGCGATCTGCGTGCATGACGGCGACCTCGCCGGCCTGTTCGAGGTGGCGACCTTCAGCGGCGTGCGCGGCAAGGGGCACGGACGGCGCGTCGTGCTGTCGGCGCTGAAATGGGCGCGGCTGCGCGGCGCCAAGATCGGCTGGCTGCAGGTCGAGGCGAGCAACACCGTGGCCCTCGCGCTCTACACGTCGCTCGGCTTCCGCCGGGTCTACGACTACCATTACCGGCAGCCGCCGAAATGA